From Bacillus sp. FSL K6-3431, the proteins below share one genomic window:
- a CDS encoding beta-galactosidase translates to MNKIVLFYDESFPYAGERPKKTYVEKLKSLFKVVTASELEETLKDPKIESFINIHGPYFPKQAWPTILQYLQQGKGFVHFGGIPFRIPCNLIDDYWQKEREQTAYHMQINIHEALQVKTDQVKVLKANADVPLLNGYEQLFTIEDTYHFILHVSKVSTIKNEMGSNGPMDARIYPLMKGISHENREIASPAVLMENYRGNFTGGRWVFINQPLQAVFWQDKGIDFIEAAANFVSFGVTEIWLKTNYATYEKGEQPVISLQYQSIDKREREWTYEITIRKDDAVQYHHLFSATVDQHLNITKLIPDIVVEPGLFEMDCICTSAAQERIVIRQGFWGVDHALLEQGAPLTCDRDYFRKGEQPFPIVGMTYMTSDVSRYFLYLPNPAVWDHDFAQMKRAGINYVRTGAWFAYRNMMFVDGHVDEEVLRALDAFILAAKKHDIYVTLCFFSFTPETWDGENPYLDPRSVEAQKRFIGTIIQRHQQTKNVNWDLINEPSMFDPDRVFSGPKTNRDRFERQAYQTWLQEKYGLITKLQENWNVTSAELPSFSSINPPETSEINAHIQNMATGKKGLKWLDYTLFTMDMHNNWAKELTATVKHYTPNQLVTVGQDEALAGQRPSAFFYEEVVDYTTNHSWWLMDQLLWDSIFTKTPNKPNLIQETGIMYVEQPNNIAKRSEEELRNILERKYAYAYSGAGAGAVQWIWNTNYFMDNINESNIGALRADGTEKPETNVSYDFGTFMKEVGHIFEHRELEDIAVIFPYSNDFSNRRLAFDATTKLTRVMAYELNMPFRALSEYHLESLRQDTPKLIIVPSAHNFQSAAFNELLNIVEEKGSVLLFTGPLNLNEFWEKTNRASHLVGETKTSNIRREEMMVLKNKAYGLSFPDLRIAEVMKEVPIGSEKANTVLEYAIGKGKLIWSPAPIELNERTEPLIALYNYAIDQAHISSHLEWLQGDYPGIYGRKLSLKNADLFVFVSEFGEDATVEIKNPTNNAIFEFVLEADRSVLFATDKEGHLIGTYRKNEVVIKTK, encoded by the coding sequence ATGAACAAAATTGTGTTGTTTTATGATGAGAGTTTTCCATATGCGGGAGAGCGGCCTAAAAAAACATATGTAGAAAAATTAAAAAGCCTATTCAAAGTTGTAACGGCAAGTGAATTAGAAGAGACACTAAAAGATCCAAAGATTGAAAGCTTTATCAATATACATGGACCATACTTTCCTAAACAAGCATGGCCAACTATATTGCAATATCTACAACAAGGAAAAGGCTTTGTCCATTTTGGCGGCATTCCATTTCGGATTCCATGTAATCTAATTGATGATTATTGGCAGAAAGAAAGAGAACAAACAGCATATCATATGCAGATTAATATTCATGAAGCGCTACAAGTGAAAACAGATCAAGTAAAAGTATTAAAAGCCAATGCCGATGTCCCACTTTTAAATGGGTATGAACAATTATTCACTATTGAGGATACATATCATTTTATTTTACATGTTTCAAAAGTAAGTACGATCAAAAATGAAATGGGTTCTAATGGTCCGATGGATGCAAGAATCTATCCATTAATGAAGGGGATTAGTCACGAGAACAGAGAAATCGCTTCCCCTGCTGTATTAATGGAAAATTATCGCGGGAATTTCACAGGTGGTCGGTGGGTATTTATTAACCAGCCATTGCAAGCTGTTTTTTGGCAAGATAAAGGGATCGACTTTATTGAAGCCGCTGCAAATTTTGTTTCTTTTGGCGTCACAGAAATATGGTTGAAAACAAACTATGCAACATATGAAAAAGGCGAACAGCCAGTCATTTCGCTACAATATCAGTCCATTGATAAACGTGAAAGGGAATGGACGTATGAAATAACGATCAGAAAAGATGACGCGGTGCAATATCATCATCTATTTTCTGCTACAGTAGATCAGCATTTAAACATCACGAAATTAATTCCGGATATTGTTGTTGAACCAGGTTTATTTGAAATGGACTGTATTTGTACATCTGCTGCCCAAGAAAGAATTGTGATAAGGCAAGGATTTTGGGGTGTCGATCATGCTTTATTAGAGCAGGGGGCACCTTTAACATGTGATCGTGACTATTTCCGAAAAGGGGAACAGCCATTTCCGATCGTTGGTATGACTTATATGACATCTGATGTTTCCAGGTACTTCCTCTATTTACCAAACCCAGCAGTCTGGGATCACGATTTTGCACAAATGAAAAGAGCGGGAATTAATTATGTGCGTACAGGAGCATGGTTTGCTTATCGAAATATGATGTTTGTTGATGGACATGTAGACGAAGAAGTACTTCGTGCACTCGATGCTTTTATATTAGCTGCTAAGAAACATGATATTTACGTAACACTATGCTTCTTTTCATTCACTCCAGAGACATGGGATGGAGAAAATCCTTACTTAGATCCACGAAGTGTAGAAGCGCAAAAAAGATTTATCGGCACAATTATTCAGCGCCATCAACAAACAAAAAATGTAAATTGGGATCTTATTAATGAGCCGTCTATGTTTGACCCTGACCGCGTCTTTTCAGGGCCAAAAACAAATCGAGATCGTTTTGAAAGACAAGCATATCAAACATGGTTACAGGAAAAATATGGATTAATTACAAAGCTTCAAGAAAACTGGAATGTTACATCAGCAGAACTGCCATCATTCTCTAGTATCAACCCACCTGAAACAAGTGAGATTAATGCACATATTCAAAATATGGCTACAGGGAAAAAAGGATTAAAATGGCTGGACTATACTCTGTTTACTATGGATATGCATAATAATTGGGCAAAAGAGTTGACAGCGACAGTCAAGCATTATACACCTAATCAACTAGTAACGGTTGGTCAAGATGAAGCCCTTGCTGGACAGCGTCCTTCTGCATTTTTCTATGAGGAAGTTGTTGATTATACAACGAATCATTCGTGGTGGTTGATGGATCAACTCCTATGGGATAGCATTTTCACGAAAACACCGAATAAGCCTAATTTAATACAGGAAACGGGCATCATGTATGTGGAACAACCTAATAATATCGCCAAACGAAGTGAGGAAGAGTTAAGAAATATTCTTGAAAGAAAATATGCTTACGCTTATTCAGGAGCAGGTGCTGGCGCGGTTCAGTGGATATGGAATACAAACTACTTTATGGATAATATTAATGAATCAAATATTGGTGCGTTAAGGGCAGATGGTACAGAAAAGCCGGAAACAAATGTATCTTATGACTTTGGTACATTCATGAAAGAAGTAGGACATATTTTTGAACATCGAGAACTAGAAGATATTGCTGTCATCTTCCCTTATTCAAATGATTTTTCAAACAGACGATTGGCATTTGATGCGACGACAAAATTAACGCGTGTGATGGCATACGAATTGAATATGCCATTCAGAGCGTTGAGCGAATATCATCTTGAATCACTGAGACAAGATACACCAAAATTGATCATTGTACCAAGTGCACATAATTTTCAATCAGCTGCATTTAATGAGCTTCTCAACATTGTCGAGGAAAAAGGATCGGTCTTATTGTTTACTGGACCTTTGAATCTGAATGAGTTTTGGGAAAAAACGAATCGTGCATCACATCTTGTTGGCGAAACGAAGACTAGCAATATAAGACGGGAAGAAATGATGGTGTTAAAAAATAAAGCGTATGGCTTATCATTCCCAGATTTACGAATCGCGGAAGTGATGAAAGAGGTTCCAATAGGCAGTGAAAAGGCAAATACTGTGTTAGAATATGCCATCGGTAAAGGAAAACTGATTTGGAGTCCCGCACCAATTGAATTGAATGAAAGAACGGAGCCATTGATTGCTTTATATAATTACGCAATTGACCAAGCGCATATTTCCTCACATTTAGAGTGGTTACAAGGCGACTATCCTGGTATATATGGGAGAAAACTATCGTTGAAAAATGCGGATTTATTTGTATTTGTATCTGAGTTTGGTGAGGATGCAACGGTAGAAATTAAAAATCCAACCAATAATGCAATCTTTGAATTTGTTCTTGAAGCAGACCGATCTGTTTTATTCGCAACAGATAAAGAAGGACATTTGATTGGGACATATCGTAAAAATGAAGTCGTAATTAAGACGAAATAA
- a CDS encoding glycoside hydrolase family 125 protein yields the protein MKQETTIPTSLTNIIKIVKEKFPQDEKLQEMFEQCFINTYETTLKHQDNGTTFVITGDIPAMWLRDSAAQVRPYLIAAEEDQLIADMIKGVITRQFQYINQDPYANAFNESANGQGYQTDDTDMSPIVWERKYEIDSLCYPVQLAYLFWKATGRTDHFDQSFKDALQKILHVWKTEQDHENESPYTFERDDWRYYDTLTREGKGSETGKTGMTWSGFRPSDDSCLYGYLVPANMFAVVALQYAAEISKEVFADATVQAQCEQLADEINRGIEKFGVFKHPIFGDIYAYEVDGLGKYNLMDDANVPSLLSMPYLGYCDFDQETYKNTRNFILSRENPYYYEGQAAKGIGSPHTPGQYVWHIALSIQGMTATSEEEQEKILHTLATTDGRTGFMHEGFHADHPERFTREWFSWSNSMFSEYVLSLCGVAVKGSPLYKRLSLK from the coding sequence ATGAAACAAGAAACAACTATTCCAACATCATTAACAAATATTATTAAAATAGTAAAAGAAAAGTTTCCTCAAGATGAAAAATTACAGGAAATGTTTGAGCAATGTTTTATTAATACTTATGAAACAACGCTAAAACATCAAGATAATGGAACTACCTTTGTCATAACTGGAGATATTCCGGCAATGTGGTTACGTGACTCAGCAGCGCAAGTTCGTCCATATTTAATCGCGGCTGAAGAAGATCAATTGATAGCAGATATGATTAAAGGCGTGATTACTCGTCAATTCCAATACATTAATCAAGATCCATACGCAAATGCTTTTAATGAATCTGCAAATGGACAAGGCTATCAAACAGATGATACGGATATGTCGCCCATCGTTTGGGAGCGAAAATATGAAATAGATTCATTATGCTATCCTGTCCAACTCGCCTATCTTTTTTGGAAAGCGACAGGAAGAACAGATCATTTCGACCAATCATTTAAAGATGCTTTACAGAAAATACTACATGTATGGAAAACGGAACAGGATCATGAAAATGAATCACCTTATACTTTCGAACGTGACGATTGGAGATATTACGATACGCTTACGAGAGAAGGAAAAGGAAGCGAAACAGGAAAGACAGGGATGACATGGAGTGGTTTTAGACCGAGTGATGATTCATGTTTATACGGTTATTTAGTCCCTGCTAATATGTTTGCAGTAGTAGCTTTACAATATGCAGCAGAAATTAGCAAAGAAGTATTTGCTGATGCAACAGTACAAGCACAATGTGAGCAATTGGCAGATGAAATTAATCGTGGAATTGAAAAGTTTGGAGTGTTTAAGCATCCAATTTTCGGAGACATCTACGCATATGAAGTCGATGGACTAGGAAAATATAATTTGATGGATGACGCGAATGTGCCAAGTTTGCTTTCTATGCCTTATTTAGGCTATTGTGATTTCGATCAAGAAACATATAAAAATACGCGCAACTTTATTTTAAGCAGGGAAAATCCATACTATTATGAAGGACAAGCTGCAAAGGGAATTGGTAGTCCACATACACCAGGACAGTATGTTTGGCATATTGCACTATCCATTCAGGGTATGACAGCAACGTCGGAAGAAGAGCAGGAAAAAATCTTACACACGTTGGCAACGACAGATGGTAGAACTGGTTTCATGCATGAAGGATTTCACGCAGATCATCCAGAAAGATTTACTAGAGAATGGTTCTCTTGGTCGAATTCTATGTTTAGTGAATATGTACTAAGCTTGTGTGGTGTCGCAGTAAAAGGAAGCCCTTTATATAAAAGGTTGAGCCTCAAGTAA
- a CDS encoding Gfo/Idh/MocA family protein produces MKKLKIGVVGAGSLSEAHLGAYKKNPDVELIAICDLMEERAKAKAETYDIAHVYTDYHEMFKNPELDAISVVTWNNTHKEISIAALDAGKHVLCEKPLCMNHEEALEIKAATERSDKKFMVGYVRRHASNAVILKDFIDKGTLGEIYYAKASILRRLGNPGGWFSDKSRSGGGPLIDIGVHVIDLSWYLMGRPKVKSVSANTYNKLGNRSNIKSLSFYKAADYSPENDVEDLANALIRFENGASLMVDVSFSLHIKNDQSGVTIFGDKGGAEVEPNLSIVHEANDIILNSTPQVDHATFDFGEGFQNEINHFVNCCLTGENPIGGIDDGVEMMKILTAIYESAEKQQEITFE; encoded by the coding sequence GTGAAAAAATTAAAAATTGGTGTTGTTGGTGCAGGTTCATTATCAGAAGCGCATTTAGGTGCTTATAAGAAAAATCCAGATGTAGAGTTAATTGCAATTTGTGATTTGATGGAGGAACGAGCAAAAGCAAAGGCCGAAACTTACGATATTGCGCATGTATATACGGATTACCATGAAATGTTTAAAAACCCTGAGTTGGATGCTATTAGCGTTGTTACATGGAATAACACTCATAAAGAGATTTCTATAGCTGCCCTTGATGCTGGGAAACACGTCCTCTGTGAAAAACCATTATGTATGAATCATGAGGAAGCTTTAGAAATTAAAGCAGCTACGGAGCGCAGTGATAAGAAATTTATGGTTGGGTATGTTCGCCGACATGCTTCAAATGCAGTCATTTTAAAAGACTTTATCGATAAAGGGACTTTAGGAGAAATCTATTATGCAAAAGCATCGATTTTAAGAAGATTAGGAAATCCAGGTGGTTGGTTCTCTGATAAGTCACGTTCTGGTGGCGGACCTTTAATTGATATCGGTGTGCATGTTATTGACCTATCTTGGTATTTGATGGGTAGACCAAAAGTGAAATCGGTTAGTGCGAACACTTACAATAAATTAGGCAATCGTTCAAACATAAAATCATTATCCTTTTATAAAGCAGCAGATTATTCCCCGGAAAATGACGTAGAAGATTTAGCGAACGCTTTAATTCGTTTTGAGAATGGAGCTTCTTTAATGGTTGATGTGAGTTTTTCTTTACATATTAAAAATGATCAAAGTGGTGTAACAATTTTTGGGGATAAAGGTGGGGCAGAAGTAGAACCTAATTTATCTATCGTTCATGAAGCGAATGATATTATTCTTAATAGCACTCCACAGGTTGATCACGCAACTTTTGACTTCGGGGAAGGTTTCCAAAACGAAATCAATCATTTTGTGAATTGCTGCCTGACAGGGGAGAATCCTATTGGCGGGATTGATGATGGTGTGGAAATGATGAAAATATTAACAGCTATTTATGAATCTGCAGAGAAACAACAAGAAATAACATTTGAATAA
- a CDS encoding sugar phosphate isomerase/epimerase family protein → MKLGMSSYSLFQAINKGEMDIFDVLDWVKEIGGEHLELVPMGYDFIETPELIDQVKEKAASLDLDLSNYAIGANFICDTDEAFEQEIERVKQHVDVCHQLGVKFMRHDIANREADQRTLDQFTKDLPKLVEACQRIADYAQDKGIVTSIENHGFYVQASDRVQAIVHQVNRENFRTTLDIGNFLCYDENPLTAVKNNLPIASIVHLKDFYYRQDKINRFGGWFGTHFGNQLRGAIVGHGDLPMPKIIELIKASDFDGYITIEFEGVEECRFGAKASFDYAKNLLFS, encoded by the coding sequence ATGAAACTAGGAATGAGTTCATATAGTTTGTTTCAAGCTATTAATAAAGGCGAAATGGATATTTTTGATGTGCTAGACTGGGTGAAAGAAATTGGTGGTGAGCACCTTGAATTAGTACCGATGGGATATGACTTTATTGAAACACCGGAATTAATTGACCAAGTAAAGGAAAAGGCTGCATCACTAGACCTAGATTTATCCAATTACGCTATTGGAGCAAATTTCATTTGTGACACAGATGAAGCTTTTGAACAAGAAATTGAAAGAGTGAAGCAACATGTTGATGTTTGTCATCAATTAGGTGTGAAATTCATGAGACATGATATTGCAAATCGTGAAGCGGACCAACGTACTTTAGATCAATTCACGAAGGATTTGCCTAAACTAGTTGAGGCTTGCCAACGAATCGCTGACTATGCACAGGATAAAGGGATTGTAACTAGTATTGAAAATCATGGATTCTATGTTCAAGCTAGTGATCGTGTCCAAGCAATTGTTCATCAAGTAAACCGCGAAAACTTTAGAACAACTTTAGATATCGGTAACTTTTTATGTTATGACGAAAATCCTTTAACAGCAGTGAAGAATAATTTGCCAATCGCTTCTATTGTACATCTAAAAGATTTCTATTATCGTCAAGATAAAATAAATCGATTTGGTGGATGGTTTGGTACTCATTTTGGAAATCAATTGCGAGGTGCGATTGTGGGTCATGGTGATCTACCGATGCCGAAAATTATTGAATTAATCAAAGCATCTGATTTTGATGGCTATATTACAATCGAATTTGAAGGCGTAGAGGAATGCAGATTTGGTGCGAA